The Cyprinus carpio isolate SPL01 chromosome A5, ASM1834038v1, whole genome shotgun sequence genome has a segment encoding these proteins:
- the LOC109090600 gene encoding negative elongation factor B-like, whose product MFAGLPELGISNGEDLKETLTNCTEPLKAIDQFQMENGILLPTLQSALPFLDLHGTPRLEFHQSVFDELREKLMERVATIAEGKDEDRYIKLEELLEKSFPLVKMPSIQPIVMQVLKHLPKVPEKKLKQVMADKELYKVCAVEVKRQIWQDNQALFGDEVSPLLKQYIVEKEAALFSSDLSILHNFFSPSPKTRRQGEVVLKLTQMIGKNVKLYDMVLQFLRTLFLRTRNVHYCTLRAELLMSLHDLDVSEICSVDPCHKFSWCLDACIREKFVDAKRARELQGFLDGVKKGQEQVLGDLSMILCDPFACNTLVLSTVRNLQELLSQDALPRDSPDLLLLLRMLSLGQGAWDMIDSQVFKEPRMDLEVVTRFLPAVMSIVVDDYTFTVEQKLPSEEKTSLTYPTTLPETFSRYIQENRVACEIGLYYVLHIAKQRNKNALQRLLPALVDTYNDMAFGDIFLHLLTGHLTLLSDEFGSEEFCTAVFDNFLLTSFSSKENVHRHCLRLLNHLQQKVLASYMETVMKTLEPPKQSSESVKEVYTLLKEKLEASKKSPPEQEEAPSLDLGLHPVTVPSTPTTPL is encoded by the exons ATGGAAAATGGCATATTGTTGCCAACCCTACAGTCCGCACTGCCTTTCCTGGACCTTCACGGGACTCCACGGCTGGAGTTTCATCAGTCAGTCTTTGATGAACTTCGAGAAAAGCTCATGGAGCGTGTTGCCACCATTGCAGAGGGCAAGGATGAGGACAG ATACATAAAGCTGGAAGAACTTCTTGAGAAAAGCTTCCCACTGGTGAAGATGCCATCCATACAGCCCATCGTCATGCAAGTGCTGAAACATCTGCCAAAG GTACCTGAGAAGAAGCTGAAGCAGGTGATGGCTGATAAAGAGCTGTACAAAGTCTGCGCAGTGGAGGTGAAACGGCAGATTTGGCAAGACAATCAGGCTCTTTTCGGGGACGAGGTGTCTCCTCTGTTGAAACAGTATATTGTGGAGAAGGAAGCAGCTCTTTTCAGCAGTGACCTCTCCATCCTTCACAACTTTTTCAGTCCTTCACCCAAAACACGGCGACAGGGTGAA gTGGTGTTGAAGCTGACTCAAATGATTGGAAAGAATGTGAAGCTCTATGATATGGTACTACAGTTCCTGCGGACGCTATTCCTGCGCACACGGAACGTACACTACTGCACCCTGCGAGCCGAGCTGCTCATGTCCCTTCATGACCTCGACGTCAGTGAAATCTGTTCAGTCGACCCCTGTCATAAG TTTTCTTGGTGTTTGGATGCCTGCATCAGGGAAAAGTTTGTGGATGCTAAACGGGCTCGAGAGTTACAAGGCTTCCTGGATGGGGTCAAGAAAGGGCAGGAGCAAGTGCTAGG TGACCTCTCTATGATCCTGTGTGACCCATTTGCCTGTAACACACTAGTGTTGAGTACCGTGAGGAACCTTCAAGAGCTTTTGAGCCAGGACGCCCTGCCCAGA GACAGCCCTGACCTTCTCCTCCTGCTGCGGATGCTTTCTCTTGGCCAGGGTGCCTGGGATATGATTGACAGCCAGGTTTTTAAAGAGCCCCGAATG GATTTGGAGGTGGTAACACGCTTTTTGCCTGCCGTGATGTCAATAGTGGTGGATGACTACACGTTCACTGTGGAGCAGAAACTGCCGAGTGAGGAGAAGACCTCTCTCACGTACCCCACCACCCTGCCTGAAACCTTCTCTAG gTATATACAGGAAAACAGGGTGGCGTGTGAGATCGGTCTTTATTATGTGCTTCATATTGCTAAGCAGAggaataaaaatgctttacagcGGCTTCTGCCTGCACTGG ttgaTACCTATAATGACATGGCATTCGGAGACATCTTTCTTCATCTTCTCACTGGCCATCTGACTCTGCTCTCTGACGAATTTGGATCAGAGGAGTTTTGTACTGCTGTCTTTGATAACTTCCTCCTCACATCTTTCTCTAG TAAGGAGAATGTTCACAGACACTGTCTTCGCTTATTGAATCATCTCCAACAGAAGGTACTGGCGTCCTACATGGAGACCGTAATGAAGACGCTTGAACCACCAAAACAG AGCAGTGAGTCAGTGAAGGAAGTTTATACCCTGTTGAAGGAGAAGCTCGAAGCTTCTAAAAAAAGCCCCCCGGAACAAGAGGAAGCCCCTTCTCTGGATCTGGGCCTTCACCCTGTCACTGTGCCCTCCACCCCCACAACCCCTCTTTGA
- the LOC109090604 gene encoding arrestin domain-containing protein 1-like isoform X1: MGKLQEFEITLNNNKTVYSPGESISGTLKISTAQPIQCKAIKVNCQGFCGVTSKANDTDWTEEEQYFSSSVSIADKGTLKDGEHSFPFKFLLPAAAPTSFEGPYGQIIYRVRAFIDTPRFAKDYKIEKPFSMKNTVNLNEIPGIQEPSLSSVTKNFSYMLVKNGTVVLNAKTDMRGYIAGEIIKVFAEIENKSEKSTGHVVASLMQKVTYNTKKPTYDLRAVAEVEGPGVKGGQKTEWKEQIIVPPLQLSTLTDGNLIQICYYIQVNLKYPDVSLTLPIYIGSTAVDLTRPSPSRAVPPMPTPRNNPTPAPSTVAAPAESALPSLPPRTAPKPAPKPRPRSSHTSPSAPPSDLYPELPGVANYSGEMPKSPLHESGSQAPVSPNAFSYAPGLSFRQRQSCLGPSAPPFSSSTSPQDTNHMSSSASLPPNYTSSSYPHEPPPSYDDSCNI; the protein is encoded by the exons ATGGGGAAGCTTCAGGAATTCGAAATAACtcttaataacaacaaaacagttTATAGTCCAGGCGAATCCATCTCCGGTACTCTGAAAATCTCAACTGCACAGCCAATACAATGTAAAG CAATCAAAGTGAACTGCCAGGGCTTCTGTGGAGTGACCAGCAAAGCAAATGACACAGACTGGACAGAGGAGGAACAGTACTTCAGCAGCTCAGTCTCAATAGCAGATAAAG GTACTCTAAAAGATGGCGAGCACAGTTTTCCCTTCAAGTTTCTCTTGCCAG CTGCTGCACCAACATCATTTGAAGGGCCTTATGGACAGATTATATACAGAGTTCGGGCTTTCATAGACACACCTCGTTTTGCAAAAGACTACAAGATAGAGAAGCCCTTCTCTATGAAGAACACAGTCAACCTGAATGAAATACCTGGTATACAG GAACCTAGCTTATCTTCTGTTACCAAGAATTTCTCATACATGCTTGTCAAGAATGGGACAGTGGTGCTGAACGCTAAGACCGACATGCGAGGATATATCGCTGGAGAGATCATTAAAGTGTTCGCTGAGATTGAAAACAAATCTGAGAAGTCAACAGGTCATGTGGTGGCCAGTCTAATGCAG AAAGTTACGTATAATACCAAGAAGCCGACATATGACTTGCGGGCAGTAGCGGAGGTTGAAGGACCTGGAGTTAAGGGTGGACAAAAAACTGAATGGAAAGAGCAGATTATTGTTCCTCCTCTTCAACTGTCCACGCTGACTGATGGAAACCTCATCCAGATCTGCTACTATATTCAG GTCAATTTGAAATACCCAGATGTGTCATTAACTCTGCCCATTTACATTGGAAGCACTGCAGTGGATCTAACTCGGCCTTCCCCCTCCCGGGCAGTTCCACCCATGCCAACCCCACGTAACAACCCCACCCCTGCCCCTTCTACTGTTGCTGCTCCCGCCGAATCTGCCCTTCCCAGCCTGCCACCACGCACAGCCCCAAAACCTGCACCCAAACCCAGGCCTCGTAGCTCCCACACGTCCCCCAGTGCGCCTCCTTCTGATCTGTACCCAGAGCTCCCAGGTGTGGCTAACTACAGCGGGGAAATGCCAAAAAGTCCACTGCATGAGTCTGGTTCCCAGGCTCCAGTGTCTCCCAATGCATTCAGCTATGCTCCTGGACTCAGCTTCAGACAGAGACAGAGCTGCCTTGGCCCATCAGCACCCCCCTTCAGTTCATCCACCAGCCCTCAAGACACAAATCATATGTCCTCTTCAGCAAGCTTGCCTCCAAACTATACGAGTTCATCATATCCACATG AGCCTCCACCATCTTATGACGATAGCTGCAATATATAG
- the LOC109090603 gene encoding P2Y purinoceptor 4-like, with the protein MNTLDSLNATNGSACGPEPQHISLAVIISLVYLLSLLLNGFSLWVFTCRIHKWNSGAVLQFNLALSDAIITPITPLIAAYFAMDNNWIFGKFACQLKIAVLSIHFNGSVIFLTLISIHRYVFVVHFNRSSLLKRKVFVKKLCVGIWCFLIIIGSFCGWLLPVTTEESHEQCLSIHQTTLTDAYFIINFVIFFFWCILPLTISIFCYSRLASSVSRININSFKGQSVKTKSMRMIGICLFIFGLCFLPLNVVRTIGLVVKKYHSTKCRLMLQLETAYYACYILAGINCCLDPLIYFFGSRNFIEAFRTSLRLVGGRQNVENKTEPETTS; encoded by the coding sequence ATGAACACCTTAGATTCACTCAACGCGACAAATGGGAGTGCATGTGGTCCTGAGCCTCAGCACATATCTTTGGCTGTGATCATCAGTCTGGTCTATCTGCTGAGCCTTCTGCTCAACGGATTCAGCCTGTGGGTCTTCACCTGCCGCATTCACAAATGGAACTCTGGAGCCGTTCTGCAGTTTAATCTGGCTCTATCTGATgccatcattactccaatcaccCCACTGATTGCAGCGTACTTTGCCATGGATAACAACTGGATATTTGGGAAATTCGCCTGCCAGCTGAAGATCGCTGTGCTCAGCATCCACTTCAATGGCAGTGTGATCTTCCTCACACTCATTAGCATTCATCGATATGTGTTCGTGGTTCACTTCAACCGCTCCTCGTTGCTAAAAAGGAAGGTATTTGTGAAGAAGCTGTGTGTTGGGATTTGGTGTTTTCTGATAATAATTGGCTCTTTCTGTGGATGGCTGCTTCCTGTTACCACTGAAGAAAGTCACGAGCAGtgtctttctattcatcagacaACACTGACAGATGCTTACTTCATAATTAACtttgtgattttcttcttttgGTGTATTCTACCCTTAACTATATCAATATTTTGCTACAGTCGCCTGGCAAGCTCAGTGTCCCGCATTAACATAAATTCTTTTAAAGGCCAATCAGTTAAGACTAAGTCCATGAGGATGATAGGGATATGTCTATTCATATTTGGCCTCTGCTTTCTTCCTCTCAATGTTGTTCGGACTATAGGACTAGTTGTGAAAAAGTATCATTCTACTAAATGCAGACTCATGTTGCAGTTGGAAACAGCATATTATGCATGTTATATACTGGCAGGAATCAACTGCTGTTTGGATCCCCTCATTTACTTTTTCGGCTCACGTAATTTTATCGAAGCATTCAGAACATCTCTTAGGTTAGTAGGGGGCAGacaaaatgttgaaaacaaaactGAGCCAGAAACAACAAGTTAA
- the LOC109090604 gene encoding arrestin domain-containing protein 1-like isoform X2: MGKLQEFEITLNNNKTVYSPGESISGTLKISTAQPIQCKAIKVNCQGFCGVTSKANDTDWTEEEQYFSSSVSIADKGTLKDGEHSFPFKFLLPAAAPTSFEGPYGQIIYRVRAFIDTPRFAKDYKIEKPFSMKNTVNLNEIPGIQEPSLSSVTKNFSYMLVKNGTVVLNAKTDMRGYIAGEIIKVFAEIENKSEKSTGHVVASLMQKVTYNTKKPTYDLRAVAEVEGPGVKGGQKTEWKEQIIVPPLQLSTLTDGNLIQICYYIQVNLKYPDVSLTLPIYIGSTAVDLTRPSPSRAVPPMPTPRNNPTPAPSTVAAPAESALPSLPPRTAPKPAPKPRPRSSHTSPSAPPSDLYPELPGVANYSGEMPKSPLHESGSQAPVSPNAFSYAPGLSFRQRQSCLGPSAPPFSSSTSPQDTNHMSSSASLPPNYTSSSYPHGMT; the protein is encoded by the exons ATGGGGAAGCTTCAGGAATTCGAAATAACtcttaataacaacaaaacagttTATAGTCCAGGCGAATCCATCTCCGGTACTCTGAAAATCTCAACTGCACAGCCAATACAATGTAAAG CAATCAAAGTGAACTGCCAGGGCTTCTGTGGAGTGACCAGCAAAGCAAATGACACAGACTGGACAGAGGAGGAACAGTACTTCAGCAGCTCAGTCTCAATAGCAGATAAAG GTACTCTAAAAGATGGCGAGCACAGTTTTCCCTTCAAGTTTCTCTTGCCAG CTGCTGCACCAACATCATTTGAAGGGCCTTATGGACAGATTATATACAGAGTTCGGGCTTTCATAGACACACCTCGTTTTGCAAAAGACTACAAGATAGAGAAGCCCTTCTCTATGAAGAACACAGTCAACCTGAATGAAATACCTGGTATACAG GAACCTAGCTTATCTTCTGTTACCAAGAATTTCTCATACATGCTTGTCAAGAATGGGACAGTGGTGCTGAACGCTAAGACCGACATGCGAGGATATATCGCTGGAGAGATCATTAAAGTGTTCGCTGAGATTGAAAACAAATCTGAGAAGTCAACAGGTCATGTGGTGGCCAGTCTAATGCAG AAAGTTACGTATAATACCAAGAAGCCGACATATGACTTGCGGGCAGTAGCGGAGGTTGAAGGACCTGGAGTTAAGGGTGGACAAAAAACTGAATGGAAAGAGCAGATTATTGTTCCTCCTCTTCAACTGTCCACGCTGACTGATGGAAACCTCATCCAGATCTGCTACTATATTCAG GTCAATTTGAAATACCCAGATGTGTCATTAACTCTGCCCATTTACATTGGAAGCACTGCAGTGGATCTAACTCGGCCTTCCCCCTCCCGGGCAGTTCCACCCATGCCAACCCCACGTAACAACCCCACCCCTGCCCCTTCTACTGTTGCTGCTCCCGCCGAATCTGCCCTTCCCAGCCTGCCACCACGCACAGCCCCAAAACCTGCACCCAAACCCAGGCCTCGTAGCTCCCACACGTCCCCCAGTGCGCCTCCTTCTGATCTGTACCCAGAGCTCCCAGGTGTGGCTAACTACAGCGGGGAAATGCCAAAAAGTCCACTGCATGAGTCTGGTTCCCAGGCTCCAGTGTCTCCCAATGCATTCAGCTATGCTCCTGGACTCAGCTTCAGACAGAGACAGAGCTGCCTTGGCCCATCAGCACCCCCCTTCAGTTCATCCACCAGCCCTCAAGACACAAATCATATGTCCTCTTCAGCAAGCTTGCCTCCAAACTATACGAGTTCATCATATCCACATGGTATGACATAA